One window from the genome of Methylomarinovum caldicuralii encodes:
- a CDS encoding PilZ domain-containing protein, whose protein sequence is METSEQLPERRRFFRVEDEIVLVYRPIAPDDMPPAEAFQNQLVDHFSLNSTLAYLTQESQAQLRRIERENPAVADYLKTLDRKIEVLAQAVMISHNHLADQPTHTVNLSAAGIAFTADQPLAEGDLLELKMVLPPSLVGIVTFGRVVYCTRQPEGWRVGVDFLSMREQDREVLIRHVVKRQLTLIRARKHSSEG, encoded by the coding sequence ATGGAGACAAGCGAGCAACTGCCGGAACGCCGGCGTTTCTTCCGGGTCGAGGACGAGATTGTCCTGGTCTACCGCCCCATCGCTCCGGATGACATGCCGCCAGCGGAGGCGTTCCAAAATCAGCTGGTCGATCATTTTTCCCTGAACTCGACGTTGGCGTACCTGACCCAGGAATCCCAGGCGCAGCTGCGCCGCATCGAGCGCGAGAATCCGGCCGTGGCCGACTATCTCAAAACCCTGGATCGCAAGATCGAGGTGCTGGCCCAGGCCGTGATGATCAGCCACAACCATCTCGCCGACCAGCCGACCCACACGGTTAATCTGAGCGCCGCTGGTATCGCCTTCACCGCCGACCAACCGCTGGCGGAAGGCGACCTGCTGGAACTGAAGATGGTGCTGCCGCCCTCGCTGGTGGGAATCGTGACCTTCGGCCGGGTGGTCTACTGCACCCGCCAGCCGGAGGGATGGCGGGTCGGGGTGGACTTTCTCAGCATGCGCGAACAGGACCGGGAGGTACTGATCCGCCACGTGGTCAAGCGTCAGCTCACCCTGATCCGGGCCCGGAAGCATTCCTCGGAAGGCTGA
- a CDS encoding PEP/pyruvate-binding domain-containing protein: protein MTTTTGHRRPTPFVWVSFLLITTPAWGIPSPDLLINFSASAAQLLGLLSVMVGGFAYRAGAHPACRTERRRQWRWVFRGALLGLAVSVGFNVFQYTQQLDEENRRLRLNLIRPSVEEGRQVGDVSLKTLSFSEQLQHPLGIGTDELARWLETGQPLNLIDIREPEEVEKGRIPGSWHIRYPDLRRQPERLLKPGARTVLLCFSGNRSSELCEYFHERGYDCRFLIGGYEKWIAENRPLEMAEGRSPDTLSDLPDYPNKDVLLETAQVVERVRKDNALFVDVRYPGDFDRGHLPGAVNLPIRKLPSAELESRLRALPKDRPVIAPCYDKRSCFYAQILGLRLSRLGYDFLGRYTLPHEFYLPRADKAHVAQWKASREGRSLLDWAAAPLEGAMLRLEALSGHLLIAIAILVAALRLGFWPWSLKAERDQLVQRRLAGEVQAIKDRFPDDEPRAGREIMRLYRRHGLTPGRNLIASLLQIGLFLVLFRVVDQAAKARPQAFAWLDDLGRPDPLHLLPAAVGLALLVYLEWTGGPRARPKRLLAWGFAVGIAALAWRLSAAVNLYLLMGVAMIALQSAVARWHFRRERRERFPEPVADDPGIVPLATAHRYRGSGNKAIRLGQMMAAGLPVPDGFVLTNRVLCGDLDESAWRRIRRLWRRLKCGRVAVRSSGVNEDGAEQSYAGVFESKLGVSWETLPQALEEVQASFRSVRASAYGGNGDEPAGVVVQKMVPARYAGVLFTEHPATSGCQLVEMVAGLGESLVSGTATPTAYRFGRLSGRLLEKEVPPIDLAPLLALGRQVEVLFGRPQDIEWAYADDRFYLLQARDITVSAADADPDEAERRRLLTLLRPYPATEPVLEQNELSELLPRPTPLSFSLMERLWAPGGSTDLACRLLGMPYDVAEDSPPLLVTVHCARPSLEKEEVM, encoded by the coding sequence ATGACAACAACAACGGGCCATCGCCGCCCGACGCCTTTCGTTTGGGTGTCGTTCCTGCTGATCACCACGCCGGCCTGGGGAATTCCCTCGCCGGATCTGCTCATCAATTTTTCCGCCAGCGCCGCCCAGCTATTGGGACTGCTGTCGGTCATGGTGGGTGGCTTCGCCTACCGGGCCGGCGCCCATCCGGCCTGCCGCACCGAACGGCGGCGCCAGTGGCGCTGGGTGTTCCGGGGTGCGCTCCTGGGATTGGCGGTGTCGGTCGGATTCAACGTTTTTCAGTATACCCAGCAGCTCGACGAGGAAAACCGCCGCCTGCGCCTCAACCTGATCCGCCCCTCGGTGGAGGAGGGCAGGCAGGTGGGGGATGTGTCCCTCAAGACCCTGTCCTTCAGCGAGCAGCTGCAGCACCCGCTGGGGATCGGCACCGATGAACTGGCCCGCTGGCTGGAAACTGGCCAGCCGCTCAATCTCATCGATATCCGCGAACCGGAGGAAGTGGAAAAGGGCAGGATCCCGGGCAGCTGGCACATCCGCTATCCCGATCTGCGCCGCCAGCCCGAACGTCTGCTCAAACCGGGGGCCCGGACCGTGCTGTTGTGCTTCTCCGGCAACCGCAGCTCGGAGCTGTGCGAATACTTCCACGAACGCGGTTACGACTGCCGGTTCCTGATCGGCGGTTACGAGAAATGGATCGCCGAGAACCGGCCGCTGGAAATGGCCGAGGGGCGCTCGCCCGACACCCTGAGTGATCTGCCCGATTACCCCAACAAGGATGTCCTGCTCGAAACCGCGCAGGTGGTCGAGCGGGTGCGAAAGGACAACGCCCTGTTCGTGGACGTGCGCTATCCGGGGGATTTCGACCGCGGTCATCTGCCCGGTGCGGTCAACCTGCCCATCCGCAAGCTGCCCAGCGCCGAACTGGAGTCGCGCCTGCGGGCCCTGCCCAAAGACCGCCCCGTCATCGCCCCCTGCTACGACAAGCGCAGCTGCTTCTACGCCCAGATTCTGGGATTGCGTCTGAGCCGCCTCGGCTATGACTTCCTTGGCCGTTACACTCTGCCGCACGAATTCTACCTGCCACGGGCTGACAAGGCCCACGTGGCCCAATGGAAGGCGAGCCGGGAGGGCCGTTCCCTGCTGGACTGGGCCGCCGCGCCGCTGGAGGGGGCCATGCTGCGGCTGGAGGCGCTCAGCGGTCACCTCCTGATCGCCATCGCCATCCTGGTGGCGGCGCTGCGTCTCGGCTTCTGGCCCTGGAGCCTCAAGGCCGAACGGGATCAGCTGGTCCAGCGTCGGCTGGCCGGTGAGGTGCAGGCGATCAAGGACCGTTTTCCGGACGACGAGCCCCGGGCGGGACGCGAGATCATGCGCCTGTACCGCCGCCACGGCCTGACCCCGGGCCGCAATCTGATCGCCTCACTGTTGCAGATCGGCCTGTTTCTGGTGCTGTTCCGGGTCGTCGATCAGGCCGCCAAAGCCCGGCCGCAGGCCTTCGCCTGGCTGGACGATCTGGGGCGGCCCGATCCGCTCCACCTGCTGCCGGCTGCGGTGGGGCTGGCCCTGCTCGTGTACCTGGAATGGACCGGGGGCCCTAGGGCCCGGCCCAAGCGCCTGCTGGCCTGGGGGTTTGCCGTTGGCATCGCCGCCCTGGCCTGGCGTCTGAGCGCGGCGGTCAACCTTTACCTGCTCATGGGAGTGGCGATGATCGCGCTCCAGAGCGCGGTCGCCCGCTGGCATTTCCGGCGCGAGCGGCGGGAGCGCTTCCCCGAGCCGGTCGCCGACGATCCCGGTATCGTGCCGCTGGCCACCGCCCATCGTTATCGCGGCAGCGGCAACAAGGCCATCCGCCTGGGGCAGATGATGGCGGCGGGACTGCCGGTGCCGGACGGCTTCGTCCTCACCAACCGGGTACTGTGTGGCGATCTGGACGAATCCGCCTGGCGGCGCATCCGCCGTCTGTGGCGGCGCCTGAAATGCGGGCGGGTGGCGGTGCGCAGCTCCGGAGTCAACGAGGATGGCGCCGAACAGAGTTACGCCGGGGTGTTCGAATCCAAGCTGGGGGTGAGCTGGGAAACCCTGCCCCAGGCCCTGGAGGAAGTGCAGGCATCGTTCCGTTCCGTCCGTGCCAGCGCCTACGGCGGCAACGGAGACGAGCCTGCCGGGGTGGTGGTGCAGAAGATGGTGCCGGCCCGCTATGCTGGCGTGCTGTTCACCGAACATCCGGCCACCAGCGGCTGTCAGCTGGTGGAGATGGTGGCGGGGTTGGGCGAGTCCCTGGTCAGTGGTACCGCCACGCCGACCGCTTACCGTTTCGGCCGCCTCAGCGGCCGGCTGCTGGAAAAGGAGGTCCCGCCCATCGACCTGGCGCCGCTGCTGGCACTGGGCCGGCAGGTGGAGGTGCTGTTCGGTCGCCCCCAAGACATCGAATGGGCCTATGCCGACGACCGCTTCTATCTGCTCCAAGCCCGGGACATCACGGTGTCGGCGGCCGATGCCGATCCCGACGAGGCCGAGCGCCGCCGCCTGCTGACCCTGTTGCGCCCTTACCCGGCCACCGAGCCGGTGCTGGAGCAAAACGAGCTGTCGGAGCTGCTGCCGCGGCCGACACCGCTGAGCTTCTCGCTGATGGAACGGCTGTGGGCGCCGGGCGGCAGCACCGACCTGGCCTGCCGCCTGCTGGGCATGCCCTACGATGTGGCCGAGGATTCGCCGCCGCTGCTGGTGACCGTTCATTGCGCCAGGCCAAGCCTGGAGAAGGAGGAAGTTATGTAG
- a CDS encoding folate-binding protein: MTDLAVVEVGGRDAAVFLQGQVTCDVRRIDENRSGLGAVCTPQGRVLANFRILRRDAAFLLVLAADLAEEIAQHLRRYVLRADVTLTVTEWACLGVRGELPRLPQTLPRAVDESAWIGRIAWIRMPDAQPRWLLLGQQADLEAGLRLSEAREAPPARWRLYDIRSGLPWVTAATSGRFLPQMLNLDLLGGVSFDKGCYTGQEIVARAHYRGQVKRRLYRFFAAGAEPPPPGTALLAGEEGVGQVVNSAQAAKGAELLAVVRCDAVHDSALRLASMPQRPLQQHDLAYTAP, translated from the coding sequence GTGACCGATCTGGCCGTGGTGGAGGTTGGCGGCCGCGATGCGGCCGTCTTCCTTCAGGGCCAGGTCACCTGTGACGTGCGCCGTATCGATGAGAACCGAAGCGGCCTGGGCGCCGTCTGCACTCCCCAGGGACGGGTGCTGGCGAACTTCAGGATTCTGAGACGCGATGCGGCGTTCCTGCTGGTTCTGGCCGCCGATCTGGCGGAGGAAATCGCGCAACACCTGCGCCGTTACGTGCTGCGTGCCGACGTCACCCTAACGGTGACGGAATGGGCCTGTCTCGGAGTCCGGGGCGAGCTTCCCCGGCTGCCGCAAACGCTCCCCCGGGCGGTGGACGAAAGCGCCTGGATCGGCCGGATCGCCTGGATTCGGATGCCCGACGCCCAGCCCCGCTGGCTGCTGCTGGGACAGCAAGCCGATCTGGAAGCGGGACTGCGGCTGTCAGAAGCCCGTGAGGCGCCGCCGGCACGCTGGCGCCTGTATGACATCCGCAGCGGTCTGCCCTGGGTGACCGCAGCCACCAGCGGCCGCTTCCTGCCCCAGATGCTCAACCTCGACCTGCTCGGCGGCGTCAGTTTCGACAAGGGCTGTTACACCGGCCAGGAAATCGTCGCCCGGGCCCACTACCGCGGCCAGGTCAAACGGCGGCTGTACCGCTTCTTCGCCGCCGGCGCCGAACCGCCGCCCCCCGGCACGGCGCTGCTCGCCGGGGAGGAAGGCGTCGGGCAGGTGGTCAATTCCGCCCAGGCTGCAAAAGGGGCGGAACTGCTCGCGGTGGTCCGCTGTGATGCGGTTCATGATTCCGCGCTCCGGCTGGCATCCATGCCGCAGCGCCCGCTGCAGCAGCACGATCTTGCCTATACTGCTCCTTGA
- a CDS encoding metallophosphoesterase, which yields MRIHYFSDIHLEFGPLQLPEVAADVVVAAGDIGVGLQGMSWLAQLDKPVIYVAGNHEFYKHDHVELLPRLEQAALGTPVQFLENKVHVLDGVRFLGCTLWTDLGAGDEDVSRLEDSVNDFHRIRFDGRPYRFEHYLALHRRSRTWLAQALQRPFSGKTVVVTHHAPTFWSWDNRPSALNRFAYCNDLRELMYEYDIAAWFHGHTHVVWDYRCGDTRILCNPRGYHGRRPVEEFRPDRVVEI from the coding sequence GTGAGGATTCATTATTTTTCCGACATCCACCTGGAATTCGGACCGCTGCAGTTGCCGGAAGTGGCCGCGGACGTGGTGGTCGCCGCCGGAGACATCGGCGTCGGCTTGCAGGGGATGAGCTGGCTGGCGCAGCTCGACAAACCGGTCATCTATGTGGCCGGCAACCACGAATTCTACAAGCATGACCATGTCGAGCTGCTGCCGCGGCTGGAGCAGGCGGCCCTGGGGACGCCGGTGCAGTTTCTGGAGAACAAGGTGCACGTGCTGGACGGGGTGCGTTTCCTCGGCTGCACCCTGTGGACCGATCTGGGCGCCGGGGACGAGGATGTCAGCCGCCTGGAGGACAGCGTCAACGATTTCCACCGGATCCGTTTCGACGGCCGTCCTTACCGCTTCGAACACTACCTCGCCCTGCACCGCCGCTCGCGGACCTGGCTGGCGCAGGCGCTGCAGCGGCCCTTTTCGGGCAAGACCGTGGTGGTGACGCACCACGCCCCCACCTTCTGGAGCTGGGACAACCGCCCCTCGGCCCTCAACCGTTTCGCCTACTGCAACGACCTGCGCGAGCTGATGTACGAGTACGACATCGCCGCCTGGTTCCACGGCCATACCCATGTGGTCTGGGATTATCGCTGCGGCGACACCCGCATCCTCTGCAATCCGCGCGGGTATCACGGTCGCAGGCCGGTCGAGGAATTCCGTCCGGACCGGGTGGTCGAGATTTGA
- a CDS encoding COX15/CtaA family protein — MHEDTLRRFRRIGTLTIAAVYFLILVGAIVRASGAGMGCPDWPTCFGQWIPPTDESQLPANYHEIYAQRGYADTRFNPVKTWTEYLNRLTGVTTGLLIILTVWAALPFRRGDPPVFYAALAALLLVVFQGWLGAVVVSSNLHPLMITAHMLMALVIVALLIYALIRAEREALTPFHLRSLQRRHVWLMGALLLMTLIQIGLGAQVREAVDAIAKAHQFTGRRHWPQELPWVFYWHRGFALALLCANLAMAWRLLRLLPQQHLLFRLTLALGLSVFLAVGTGIGMERLGIPPLLQPLHLLIANLIFGIQFTLLMTLHYCCSLPAFPAERAQDLTDQPQAAAATARQPGKGS, encoded by the coding sequence ATGCACGAGGACACCCTGCGCCGCTTCCGCCGCATCGGCACCCTCACCATCGCCGCGGTCTATTTCCTGATCCTCGTGGGCGCCATCGTCCGGGCCTCGGGCGCCGGCATGGGCTGTCCCGACTGGCCCACCTGCTTCGGGCAGTGGATCCCGCCCACCGACGAATCCCAGCTACCGGCCAATTACCACGAAATCTACGCCCAGCGGGGGTATGCCGACACCCGCTTCAATCCGGTCAAGACCTGGACCGAATACCTCAACCGTCTCACCGGGGTGACCACCGGCCTGCTTATCATCCTCACGGTCTGGGCCGCCCTGCCCTTCCGGCGCGGCGATCCGCCGGTGTTCTATGCGGCGCTGGCCGCGTTGCTGCTGGTCGTGTTCCAGGGCTGGCTGGGGGCGGTAGTGGTGAGCAGCAACCTCCATCCCCTCATGATTACCGCCCATATGCTGATGGCGCTGGTCATCGTCGCGTTGCTGATCTACGCGCTGATCCGGGCCGAACGGGAGGCGCTGACACCCTTCCATCTCCGCTCCCTGCAACGCCGCCACGTCTGGCTGATGGGGGCGCTGTTACTCATGACCCTGATCCAGATCGGCCTCGGCGCCCAGGTCCGCGAGGCGGTGGACGCCATCGCCAAAGCCCACCAGTTCACCGGGCGCCGGCACTGGCCGCAGGAACTGCCGTGGGTGTTCTACTGGCACCGGGGTTTCGCCTTGGCGTTGCTGTGCGCCAACCTGGCCATGGCGTGGCGGCTGTTGCGCCTGCTGCCGCAGCAGCACCTGCTGTTCCGCCTCACCCTGGCGCTGGGGCTGTCGGTCTTCCTCGCGGTGGGAACCGGCATCGGCATGGAGCGGCTGGGGATACCGCCGCTGCTGCAACCGCTCCATCTGCTGATCGCCAATCTGATCTTCGGGATTCAGTTCACCCTGCTGATGACGCTGCATTACTGCTGCAGCCTGCCCGCATTCCCTGCCGAACGGGCACAGGATCTCACCGACCAACCCCAAGCGGCGGCCGCCACTGCCCGCCAGCCGGGGAAAGGATCCTGA
- a CDS encoding HDOD domain-containing protein has product MQVVNAQQFLDRLKEEIEKDSITLPTLPEVALKVRAAVEDGNTTASRLADLIAEDAALSARLLQVANSPLYRARTEITNLQIAITRLGYDTVRTLITALAMKQLFQPDSALLERYFRDIWRTSVEVAAISRALATLTPHLNAEQALLAGLIHQIGKLPILVLANCNREPAKDQAALDQLLDELHPTIGALILSHWNFPETLRRVVSEYRQWDRQTADGEADYVDIIQVAYLEHLADQGKEPPVDTTAIGAFSRLGLTPDIEVVEIEGIDATRQIFA; this is encoded by the coding sequence ATGCAAGTCGTCAACGCCCAGCAATTTCTCGATCGTCTGAAGGAAGAAATCGAAAAGGACAGCATTACCCTGCCGACGCTGCCTGAGGTCGCCCTCAAAGTGCGCGCTGCGGTGGAAGACGGCAATACGACCGCTTCCCGGCTGGCGGACCTGATCGCCGAGGACGCCGCCCTCAGCGCCCGGCTGCTGCAGGTGGCCAACAGCCCCCTCTACCGCGCCCGCACTGAGATCACCAACCTGCAGATAGCGATCACGCGCCTGGGATACGACACCGTGCGAACCCTCATCACCGCTCTGGCGATGAAGCAACTCTTTCAGCCCGATTCCGCCCTGCTGGAGCGCTACTTCCGGGACATCTGGCGCACCAGCGTCGAGGTCGCCGCCATCAGCCGTGCCCTGGCGACCCTCACCCCCCACCTGAACGCAGAGCAAGCACTCCTGGCCGGGCTCATTCACCAGATCGGCAAACTCCCCATCCTGGTGCTGGCCAACTGCAACCGGGAACCTGCCAAGGACCAGGCCGCCCTCGACCAACTGCTCGACGAACTCCATCCCACCATCGGCGCTTTGATCCTGAGCCACTGGAACTTCCCTGAGACGCTACGCCGGGTCGTCAGCGAATACCGTCAGTGGGACCGCCAGACCGCCGACGGGGAGGCGGATTACGTGGACATCATCCAGGTCGCCTACCTGGAACATCTGGCCGATCAGGGAAAGGAGCCACCGGTCGATACCACCGCCATCGGCGCCTTCAGCCGCCTGGGGCTGACGCCGGACATCGAGGTCGTCGAAATCGAGGGCATTGACGCAACCCGTCAGATCTTCGCCTGA
- the birA gene encoding bifunctional biotin--[acetyl-CoA-carboxylase] ligase/biotin operon repressor BirA: MLTPAAQALLHELADGRFHSGTALAARLGISRAAVWKRIRQLQAAGVPVTSVPGRGYRLYPPLELLDPAAIARELQTLGAEVTPELTIHACVPSTNAWLLARAGGLPKGSVCLAEAQTAGRGRLGRRWVSPFGCHLYLSLLWRFEDAAAAAGLSLAVGVAVRQGLLRLGVEGIELKWPNDLLWQGSKLAGILIEAVSEQQGPCSLVIGVGVNGTMPAAAARQIDQPWVDLHTLLGHAPPRNRLAACVIAELLALLHAYEEAGPALWLERWRAHNCVLGRSVSVQQGARVYTATAVDVAPDGALVLVDAAGRQHKVNAGDVKLRLGA; this comes from the coding sequence ATGCTGACGCCGGCGGCGCAAGCGCTGTTACACGAACTGGCCGACGGACGCTTTCATTCCGGAACCGCGCTGGCTGCCCGCTTAGGGATCAGCCGGGCGGCGGTGTGGAAGCGGATCCGCCAATTGCAGGCGGCGGGCGTGCCCGTCACTTCGGTGCCCGGGCGGGGATACCGTCTGTATCCGCCGCTGGAACTGCTGGATCCAGCGGCGATCGCAAGGGAACTCCAGACCCTCGGGGCGGAGGTCACGCCGGAGTTGACGATTCACGCTTGCGTGCCTTCCACCAATGCGTGGCTGCTGGCCCGGGCGGGCGGACTGCCCAAGGGCAGCGTCTGTCTGGCCGAAGCCCAGACCGCCGGGCGCGGCCGGCTGGGACGGCGCTGGGTGTCACCGTTCGGTTGCCATCTCTACCTGTCGCTGTTGTGGCGTTTCGAGGATGCGGCTGCCGCCGCAGGCTTGAGTCTTGCCGTCGGTGTGGCGGTACGCCAGGGACTGCTGCGGCTCGGCGTCGAGGGAATCGAGCTCAAGTGGCCCAACGACCTGCTCTGGCAGGGAAGCAAGCTCGCCGGCATCCTGATCGAGGCGGTCAGCGAGCAGCAGGGGCCCTGCAGCCTGGTGATCGGCGTGGGGGTGAACGGCACCATGCCGGCCGCGGCCGCCCGTCAGATCGATCAGCCCTGGGTGGACCTCCATACCCTGCTGGGGCATGCGCCGCCCCGCAACCGTCTGGCCGCCTGCGTGATCGCCGAGCTGCTGGCGCTGCTGCACGCTTACGAGGAGGCGGGGCCGGCGCTATGGCTGGAGCGCTGGCGGGCGCACAACTGCGTTCTCGGGCGTTCAGTGAGCGTACAGCAGGGGGCGCGGGTCTATACCGCCACCGCCGTGGACGTGGCGCCTGACGGCGCCCTGGTGCTGGTGGATGCCGCCGGGCGCCAGCACAAGGTCAACGCCGGCGATGTGAAACTGCGACTGGGCGCGTGA
- a CDS encoding flagellar motor protein MotB yields MAEEECPKCPSGAPAWVMTFADLMSLLMCFFVLLLSFATMDVIRFRQMAASLKNAFGVQTEIVAYETVKGTSVIAQHFSPATVEPTPLDEIRQSTTEDLPNLDIPESTEETKGEGEMDKEAMEKLLAEEKRKELEAEAARIRESLLDEIKAGKISVEMKEDRSIIRIHEKGSFPSGSAVLNSGFGPAMKKIIDVVKHSRGKVVVAGHTDNVPIRTEWYRSNWELSAARAVTVAHELLKGGVDSKRLMVVGYADTQPLVPNTSAANRARNRRVEIILEQEKH; encoded by the coding sequence ATGGCTGAGGAAGAATGTCCCAAATGCCCCAGTGGGGCCCCGGCGTGGGTGATGACCTTCGCCGACCTGATGTCGCTGCTGATGTGTTTCTTCGTGCTGCTGTTGTCCTTCGCCACCATGGACGTGATCCGCTTCCGGCAGATGGCGGCGTCCCTGAAGAACGCCTTCGGGGTGCAGACGGAGATCGTCGCCTACGAAACCGTCAAGGGCACCAGCGTCATCGCCCAGCATTTCAGCCCGGCCACGGTGGAGCCCACGCCCCTGGACGAAATCCGCCAGTCCACCACCGAGGATCTCCCCAATCTCGACATTCCCGAATCCACGGAGGAGACGAAAGGCGAGGGGGAGATGGACAAGGAAGCCATGGAAAAGCTGCTGGCGGAGGAAAAGCGCAAGGAACTGGAAGCCGAGGCGGCCCGGATCCGCGAATCGCTGCTGGATGAGATCAAAGCCGGCAAGATCAGCGTGGAGATGAAGGAGGACAGGAGCATCATCCGCATCCATGAGAAGGGCTCCTTCCCCTCCGGCAGCGCGGTGCTCAACAGCGGTTTCGGTCCGGCGATGAAGAAGATCATCGACGTGGTCAAGCACAGCCGGGGCAAGGTGGTCGTCGCCGGCCACACCGACAACGTCCCCATCCGCACCGAGTGGTACCGTTCCAACTGGGAACTGTCGGCGGCGCGGGCGGTGACCGTGGCCCACGAACTGCTCAAGGGAGGCGTGGATTCCAAACGCCTGATGGTGGTCGGTTACGCCGACACCCAGCCGCTGGTGCCCAACACCAGTGCCGCCAACCGGGCGCGCAATCGGCGGGTCGAAATCATTCTGGAACAGGAGAAACACTGA
- the pomA gene encoding flagellar motor protein PomA, translated as MDIATLVGLLGGLGIIGASIAMGGDFMLFVNVPSILIVFGGTFMVTLMRITLGDFFRSFGVAAKAFFNKPDDPAKLIEEAVRLADVARKNGLLALENETVENPFLQKGITMCVDGHDPALIRKMLTEEINQAITRHEVGQDMWKSIGDMAPAMGMIGTLIGLVQMLANMSDPASIGPAMAVALLTTLYGAVIANAFAIPLADKLALISGYEKISKSLIIETINGIQEGMNPKVLETLLNAYVPEKKRSAGD; from the coding sequence TTGGACATCGCAACCCTGGTCGGTCTGCTTGGCGGTCTCGGCATCATCGGGGCATCCATCGCCATGGGCGGCGACTTCATGTTGTTCGTCAACGTGCCGTCCATCCTGATCGTGTTCGGGGGCACCTTCATGGTGACCCTGATGCGCATCACCCTGGGGGATTTCTTCCGCTCCTTCGGGGTGGCGGCCAAGGCCTTCTTCAACAAGCCCGACGATCCGGCCAAGCTGATCGAGGAGGCGGTGCGCCTGGCGGACGTGGCGCGCAAGAACGGTCTGCTGGCGCTGGAGAACGAAACCGTGGAGAATCCCTTTCTACAGAAGGGCATCACCATGTGCGTGGACGGTCACGATCCGGCCCTGATCCGCAAGATGCTGACCGAGGAGATCAACCAGGCCATCACCCGTCACGAGGTGGGACAGGACATGTGGAAGTCCATCGGCGACATGGCCCCGGCCATGGGGATGATCGGCACCCTGATCGGCCTGGTGCAGATGCTCGCCAACATGTCCGACCCGGCCAGCATCGGTCCGGCGATGGCGGTGGCCCTGCTGACGACCCTGTACGGGGCGGTGATCGCCAACGCCTTCGCCATCCCCCTGGCGGACAAGCTGGCGCTGATCAGCGGCTACGAGAAGATCTCCAAGTCGCTGATCATCGAAACCATCAATGGCATTCAGGAGGGGATGAATCCCAAGGTGCTGGAAACCCTCCTCAATGCCTACGTGCCGGAAAAGAAACGAAGCGCAGGTGACTGA
- a CDS encoding type III pantothenate kinase, producing MELLVDSGNSRLKWAVLERGVIGPLRSAPGGRDLTPAQLDRLWGELPVPDRVWIANVAGESVAACLERWLQSRWGRTGNFVCSRREDCGVRSGYRDPQKLGVDRWLALIAARHHHPLPACIVDCGTALTLDVLDSNGRHHGGLICPGAALMRRSLGQGTAQVEAEVHETDALLGDHTAAAVTLGVEAALAGLVERSLARLAPRWPDLHLVLTGGDAVRLARNLSRPAQLAPDLVLRGLALVSQQA from the coding sequence ATGGAATTGTTGGTGGACAGCGGCAACAGCCGTCTCAAATGGGCCGTGCTGGAACGCGGCGTGATCGGTCCGCTCCGGTCCGCGCCGGGAGGCCGGGATCTGACGCCGGCACAGCTGGACCGCCTCTGGGGGGAGCTGCCGGTTCCCGACAGGGTGTGGATCGCCAACGTCGCCGGTGAGTCCGTGGCCGCCTGTCTGGAACGCTGGCTGCAAAGCCGCTGGGGAAGGACAGGAAATTTCGTCTGCTCCCGGCGGGAGGACTGCGGGGTCCGCAGCGGTTATCGCGATCCCCAAAAGCTGGGGGTGGACCGCTGGCTGGCGTTGATCGCCGCCCGCCATCATCATCCCCTGCCAGCCTGTATCGTCGATTGCGGCACCGCCCTGACCCTGGACGTGCTCGACAGCAACGGTCGCCACCACGGCGGCCTGATCTGCCCCGGGGCAGCGTTGATGCGCCGCAGTCTGGGGCAGGGAACCGCGCAGGTGGAAGCAGAGGTGCACGAAACCGATGCGCTGCTGGGCGATCACACCGCCGCCGCCGTCACCCTCGGGGTGGAGGCGGCGCTGGCCGGTCTGGTGGAGCGAAGCCTGGCGCGGCTGGCGCCGCGCTGGCCTGACCTGCACCTGGTGCTGACCGGCGGGGATGCCGTCCGCCTGGCGCGTAATCTTTCCCGCCCCGCGCAACTGGCGCCGGATCTGGTGCTGCGGGGGCTGGCACTGGTCAGCCAGCAGGCATGA